The genomic interval AAACCTACAATGTGGATgatatgtgtgagtgtcagtgtgtgagaaTATCAGCATCTCTGTGTATCTGAGGGCATCTGAAGTGAGGCTGATCTTTAAGCCTATATAGCCCACGTCCACTCTAGGTCTAGTAAATCCCAATTAACAACCCCGCAGTCTTCCCACAGGCAATGCACTGGCCTCTACATAGGCTCTATGATACATGGACTTCACTTCAAAGAAGCACTGTTTTGTTGTGCCTGAAGCAGTTCCCTAACTGAGGTAACTTAGTAAGCCTGTTTTCTGAAAGCTGTCTGCAGGGCATCTGTTTGGGAGTGCGTGCGGTGCAAAGTTTTGCACTAGACTAACGTTGGTGGTGAAGGTTCTGCTCAtcagctcctctctctccctgtcctggGCATCGCGGGCGTAACGTCTGTGTTGGAAGTTCCGCAGGGCCGTCTGCAGATGCTGGACATCATATTTCAGCTGGTCAACacgactgcagagagagagagagagagagagagagagagagagagagagagagagagagagagagagagagagatgatgattgTCCTCCCTAGTGGTCCTTCTCTGGTTTGTGTATGTTGTGAACACCTGGCCcctatgtatgtgtacatctaTACATGTGAGGAGAAGCATGAACACATGTATACACTGTATGTGggtctgaaagtgtgtgtgtgtgtgaattggaaAGCAattgaagttgtgtgtgtgtgtgcgtgcgtgcgtgtctggtCTCTCAGGTGCAGTAGCCTGCGGGGTGTTTATGCAACTCTGCAGCCACAGGAGCAGGAATGCTAGCAATGACACATCCACTCAGGGAATGTTTTCTCTCTTACtcttgcgcgcacacacacacacacacacacacacacacacaccagggaaaACCCTTCACCTGTGCGCCATCTCATCTCTCAACCCCTCCCTTTCAATCAGCCTTGACCCCTCCAGCCCTCCCCGCTAGCCTCCACTGTGGCGGTGACACACTGATGTACGTCACCGGGGTACAGCAAACCCAAAGGAAATGTTTTGGTTTTGAGAGAGGACGTCGATACATCAGCAGTGGCGTCAGGACTCACAGTTTGGCGTTCTGTCTGCGGTTGGGAGGTTCTTTGCCGGCCAGGATCTCCAGGCGCTCCAGGTGGCTGAAGATCTGATCGATGCGGGCCTGGAGTTCATTCTCCACCACTACCCacgagaaaacacacacatcacataaataCCGTGCAAACGTTCTATGCAACTATGACAAATGCTGTGGGGATTCTTTCATTAATAATGACGTACATAGTTTTTTACTCGCGGAATACTTACTTACAAAGTGCAACAAACCAAACATTTAGATGTTTGCAAAAATAAGTTCAAACGAAATCCAGAATAATTTGAAGATTAATTGTCTCCAGACGGCAAAGTGTGGGTAACACATTGTGATATCACAGGGTAATATGTGACCAATCACGATAACATGTACTTATGTGCAAGCAGTACTCTCTCCTGAatcctgtcaattaatacaTCCTTAAAGTGCTTCTCCTAGAATATGTGGACATGAAAACATTTGCttcaatgaaataaaaaaaaatcatttttgcCACCGATAGATTATGGAATGGTCTACCATTCTACACCAATTCACTTGTCACATTTTATCTCTATTTTTAACCATtgctttatttaatttaatattatgAATCCCCTTTCCCTTCATCTATTTTACTGTTTTGCCTCATGAAAACAGATCAACCTCTGTTGCTTTCCAAAGGTGTGACATAAAAAGACTTAACATAACTTTCACATGGTTCTATAGAGTCCCTCTCATCGTGTCCGTTCAAACTATAAACACAGATGACTGCATAAATCTGCGTTTGTGGCACAGACTAGACAGGGTCCAATTGTGTGGCAGTTTTGGTGTGCATAGATGGGAGTGATCTTACACGTCCCAAGGAATGGATGTGCAGTACACATTCGAATGTGAAACCTTCCCAGACACTCAGTGCCAGTGTAACCAGTTTCACTAGATAGTCATACAATGACTAATGCTTTGATCACTGTACAGGGTGACGATGTCAATGCCAGGTTGTTGGGGGACAAAGTCCAAGGGGCAAAAGAGTATCTGCCTGACCACAAGCAACAGGTCTGGATTATAGGGAGATTATAGATGCCTATTAGGGGGACTGTTAATCATGAGCCCTCAGCACCATGGACCACTTACAGTGGACTGACTGCCGATCCGTCATCTCCAGTCGTCCCATCTGGGACTGGACTTCATGGATTTGCCTGGTCACAGAATAATTCAATTAATTAATAACATTCAAGTCCTCTGATAGCATTATGTTTTGCCCTAATGTTATGTCTTTGTCTGGTTCTGGgtgaaataaattaattaattaaatcacTGCTgataaaacaacacaactgcatttACACTGCGTCTATGGTTAATTCAATAGATATACTAGCTAACGTTTTTAAAGAGCTAAATGTCATGACAGCTATTTCCACACACCACTGAGTTGCCACGTCTCTTCTCTGACGTTAACGGTAAGTTAATACCGTTGACAGTGAAACCAGTTCGTGAAtgatataaaaataaatgttctgcAAACATAAATGTTCTACTTAACAATGTTATTCAAACTCCCAAGCTTGCAACATGAAACAGCGGACTATGTGTTAGCTTAGCAGCTAGCTTGCTAACGTTAGTGCACATTAAATGAAACGTTAGCAGAGTAAGGACATGTTAAAAGTCCTGTGGCTCTATGACCAAACTAACAGAATTATCTAACTCGTAACTCACTTGTTTGTCTGATGATAAAGACTCTCCATTGTTTCGGTTGCTTCAAACAGCTGTGCTGAAGTTGTGAAAATTGTAGCCACAAAAATATGTATAGCTACGTCAACGTTACAGTTTCGGTTGTACACTTCCGTTCGTTGTACACGTCACCACAGGGCAGGACCCACATCATGGAATCAAGGCAATTTCCGACTGCCTGTACATAATTAGTTCCTTCAACAAATCCGGCCTGTTGACTCAAAACCTGTTACAGGTTCTACCAACAACACCACATCaaaggaaatgtattgaaataatACGGAGGTTATTTTTTAAGTCTTTAAAAATACACAAGAAAAGTCCAAGCTATAAGGCTAATCAGATACATTCATcagatttagatagatagatagatagatagatagatactttattgatccccaggggaaattcaaggtctcagtagcatacagacactACACTGTATTGTATTTATAAAGCGGGCTCTGCTTTTATGTTACAAACAGTAGGTCTAGCTTTTTATAGTCTATTCATCACTGAAGCAGGTTCATACAATACTTCAGTTAATTAAAATCGATGCTTTGCTGCGATCTAATAGCCTCCCTGCTTGTCATTTTCAGGTAGGTAAGAGCAGGGAATGTGTGGTGATAAAATATATGATACATAAAGCCTTTGTTTactttagtaggcctatttatcaTAGTTTTGTTGTATGGTTTGTAATTGTTCTTCTAATAGGCATTCACTGATAACATTTTTCACAGTCTTATTTTGTCcaagtcatttttaaaaaaaatttttgTAAAGAATAGTGTCACAACATTATAGCTTTATATCTACTTTCCGTTCGCTGTTCTTGATAACTTACTATATTGTTAGAAAACAACACACTGGTATTCTATAGGCTAAAAATCTGCCACTGTAGAATTGCTTAAGGCCTACTtactattattttattattattaatgctTAAGGCCTAAACTATTATTTTTAAGGCCTACTGTAAAATGTATGGAGTTGAATTTTAATGTGTGACTATAGAGCTCACCTAAAACTTGCAGGATGTCTTTTCTAAATCCCCTTTTCAGTGAAGCAGCCATTTGCCACCCATCTTGCTTGCTCCAGGCTGAAATTTGTTTAGGTGCTGTCAAAGGGAGAGATATGCACTGTTGCTTTCCTGACAGCGATCCTATCAGTAGATATTTCCAGTGGCTGCACGCACATATTTTACAAGTAAGAAACATGCAAACCATATACGAAatggtaaataaataaacagacttTACTACCTGACTTCACCACTTAAATACCACAAGAACATTAAATTGTTGCCTTGTGTGATTGAAGAAAActttagagtgtgtgtttttattctcGAAACTGCATGCAATTTCTTGTTATTTAATTCAGCATTTTGTCAAATTAGAGAAATGAGAAGGCAACACTTCTGACCAAGTGCGTAGACCTGTTGTATGAACCAGGTGCGGTGCAGGGCCAGTCCCATGAAAGGTGTTTTCTCCCCCTTCAAAATTTCCCTACTGTTCCCACAGGGCAGAAATGCACACCGCGCTGGCTTAAGCGCTAATCTGATAGCATTTGTGTTGTTGAGATGTGGTAAGAAATTAGTGTGACGGATGTGAGCGACGTCTTTTAAGTGTGTTTCCATTGGCTTCATCTGGCGTTTCCGCccctgtcacaaacacacacacacacacacacacacacacacaagaaaggaAAAACGCAAATTTGATCTGTTATTTGACAGGTGCCCTAAACGATGCCTCCACCACATAGCTCCCCCTCAGCTGAATCACCAACAATTGGGCTCTGTAACAACAAATaccctcctcatcatcatcctctGCAGTCTGAGGCAGCCTGTGGCCTAGGGTCAGGTGTGTCGACTCATCCTCTGATGGAGAGGCGTCAGTGACAGGAAAGACTTAATGAGAAGACGTCTCCAGGCGAGGTTTTGTCAACTCCCACGCTCACCGCGGCTTTGTGGAattttcatctgtgtgtgtgtctgtgtgtgtgcgtgtgtgtgtgtgtgtgtgtgtgtgtgtgtgtgcgtgtgtgtgcgtgtgtgcgtgtgtgcgtgtgtgtgtgtgtgtgtgtgtgtgtatgtgtgtgtgtgtgtgtgtgtgtatgtgtgagtgtgtttgtgtgtgtgtgtgtgtgtgtgtgtgtgtgtgtgtgtgtgtgtgtgtgtgtgtgtgcatgcactcacTGCCACCACTGCCTCTGCTCGGTATCAGAATGTGATGTCCTGCCAGGCACCTCACCGACTCCAGTGCCTGCAGTCACAGACACCGACAATAACGCTATCAAACTTTCCATGGCAGACGGGCGGGAGTGTGGTGAGCGAGGTCTGTCCTGCCTGTCTGTGAAAAGGGTTGGCGACGCGGGGGTGTGTGTCAATGAGGTCCTCATCATGATGTTACTTTGAGCGGGTAAATTTCCCAGAAATAAGTCACTATGTTTTTCTTTGTTCTTTACTTGATATATACGGCTGAACAATGTGCCTTTTGAGCTACACAGAGAGATGTATGATTAATTTGGGCGTAAACGCTTATAACCTCAGTTTGCATAtgtggtgtctgtgtttctgtctgtgtgtgtgtgtgcgtgcatgtgtgtgtgggtgtgtgtttgctgtgtgtgtgatgggatctttctctttctctctctgtatttttttgtttgttgtgagcttgtgtgtgtgtgtgggggggggggataggtaTTTTGTGTGACTGAACGACTGGTTATGACTGAACGACTGGTTGTCACCCTGTCTTTGATTTGGTGCTGATGTTTACATTCTCATGTTGTGTGGCTGACAGCATGTTCTCCCTGCCTGATGGCTGTCTCCATACTGCCCTACTTTAACAGAGGACCTTTataaacccacccacccacatgccCATGCTCTTACATTCCTCTCATAGACCTTTACTATTCACCTTCactctctgccacacacactcatgcacatttacactctctgtctgtgtgttacaCTCCACTACATACtcacatatactgtactctCACCCTCTCGCCCTCCCACCCCGCAGCAATATTTCAGTTCAAGCcatttcttgctctctcttgctctctctctcataccacacacacacacacacacacacacacacacacacacacacacacacacactgtctctctcttccgaTCCCTGGCTGTCACAACAGCTCCTCGGGGCAGATGGGACGGGAAGGAGGGTTTAGAACTGTGGTGGGGAAAGACTGATAGGGTGAAAGAGAGACGTtcaagagaaggagggagaacagagagaacagagagcaaGCTTTATGCTGGTTGTGCTTCCTGCAACCTTTTCTAAGGTTTCTTGAACTGTTCCGTTCTGTcctataaaagtgtgtgtggtcCTGGCGAGGCTGATTTTTGCAGTctgctgtctgtgtatgtttgtgttaatgtgtagttgttgtgcgcacgcgtgtgtgtgtgagcatgtgtgcacTGTCTGCCGTCTGCGTGTATACATCAATAGAAAGACTATTTCATTTGATGCACTTGATAACCATGGGACCATGATAACCATACATAAGTGCAGCTGGATGGAGACAGTGTTTCTCCCCAACACTAGTTCATCTTCTGCCCCGCAGGAACAACACTCTAAGGGACCTGCCAACATTTCC from Alosa sapidissima isolate fAloSap1 chromosome 3, fAloSap1.pri, whole genome shotgun sequence carries:
- the gosr2 gene encoding Golgi SNAP receptor complex member 2, translated to MESLYHQTNKQIHEVQSQMGRLEMTDRQSVHLVENELQARIDQIFSHLERLEILAGKEPPNRRQNAKLRVDQLKYDVQHLQTALRNFQHRRYARDAQDREREELMSRTFTTNDADTSIPIDETLQLNSSLHNAHRGMDDLLGSGSSILNGLRDQRGTLKGTHKKMLDVANMLGLSNTVMRLIEKRASQDKFIMVGGMLLTCVVMFLVYKYLA